One Cucurbita pepo subsp. pepo cultivar mu-cu-16 chromosome LG09, ASM280686v2, whole genome shotgun sequence DNA window includes the following coding sequences:
- the LOC111802263 gene encoding uncharacterized protein LOC111802263, with amino-acid sequence MPFSRSMRSHSLTNPPPLAERITEEPITNKTAQSTVTCFYQANISGFWRNVTVLWCKNLMNHTLTITISTLEGDFHCNYKIDIKPWQFWSKKGFKSLELDGNQIDIYWDVRSAKFSTGPEPCSDFYVALVADEEVVLLLGDYKKKAYKRTKSRPALVEALLIYKKENVFAKKCFATRARFDERRKECDIVVEISASGAKDPEMWISIDGVVMVQVKNLQWKFRGNQTVVVNKQSVQVLWDVHDWLFSTPGTGHGLFIFKPGPPECESDKEGSGRGVGVGGGPEGSEDGSVYYSTRSMNSSHLADFCLFLYAWKLE; translated from the coding sequence ATGCCTTTTAGCCGCTCAATGCGCTCCCATTCCCTCACCAATCCGCCTCCATTAGCCGAGAGAATCACCGAAGAGCCAATCACCAACAAAACCGCTCAGAGTACCGTCACCTGCTTCTACCAGGCAAATATCTCCGGATTCTGGCGCAACGTCACCGTCCTCTGGTGCAAGAATTTGATGAATCATACTCTAACCATCACAATCTCAACTCTCGAAGGCGATTTCCATTGTAATTACAAGATCGACATCAAGCCTTGGCAATTTTGGAGCAAGAAAGGTTTCAAATCCCTAGAATTAGACGGTAATCAAATCGATATCTATTGGGATGTCCGTTCCGCCAAATTCTCCACCGGTCCTGAGCCTTGCTCTGATTTCTACGTCGCCTTGGTTGCTGATGAGGAGGTCGTCTTGCTCTTAGGCGATTACAAGAAAAAGGCTTACAAACGGACGAAATCGAGACCTGCGCTTGTGGAAGCACTTTTGATTTACAAGAAGGAGAACGTTTTCGCGAAGAAATGCTTCGCTACGAGAGCGAGATTCGATGAACGTCGGAAGGAATGCGACATTGTGGTGGAGATTTCCGCTTCCGGTGCGAAAGATCCCGAGATGTGGATCAGTATCGATGGGGTTGTGATGGTTCAGGTCAAGAATTTGCAGTGGAAATTCCGGGGCAATCAGACGGTTGTGGTTAACAAGCAGTCGGTTCAAGTCCTGTGGGACGTTCACGATTGGCTGTTTAGTACTCCGGGTACGGGTCATGGGTTGTTCATTTTCAAACCCGGCCCACCCGAGTGTGAGAGCGATAAGGAAGGCAGCGGCCGCGGCGTCGGCGTCGGCGGTGGTCCGGAGGGGAGCGAGGACGGCAGTGTTTATTACTCGACTCGGAGCATGAACTCGTCTCACCTGGCGGATTTCTGCCTTTTTCTTTACGCCTGGAAATTGgaatga